One Thermofilum pendens Hrk 5 DNA segment encodes these proteins:
- a CDS encoding 60S ribosomal export protein NMD3, which yields MGGGVSVKILCPVCGKPTDRLIDGLCPECYRRSRRIMEPKRDALRVKVCRKCGRLYYKDEWLSSSEELAMSVEKDLPRLVKVRGELRSARVSLYIDKGFAEVHAVGRADSGIDFFYEETLRIPLKTEYSICDWCLGKVSKKKSAIVQVRASERELSNDEKKAVYKVLDELSSSGNAEALPWDVKEEAGGLDLYFSSPRAAREVVRRLSERVYFEVLETSKKVGVDGSGHEKYQSTIRLLLPHIARGDVVLYRNEYFLVKDVDPKRVTLLNLSSYEKEVYMLNKSLLSRISVIARANELKMGVVVYTAGDKVHVMSNDYKVYEVDIPPSARKLFQEEQTVGLLVLENKVLLIPSPP from the coding sequence TTGGGCGGGGGCGTCTCTGTGAAGATTCTCTGTCCTGTCTGCGGTAAGCCTACTGATAGGCTGATAGATGGTTTATGCCCGGAGTGTTACCGCAGGAGTAGGCGTATAATGGAGCCTAAGAGAGACGCGCTCAGGGTTAAGGTTTGCAGGAAGTGCGGGAGGCTTTACTACAAGGACGAGTGGCTAAGCTCCAGCGAGGAGCTTGCCATGTCTGTTGAAAAGGATCTGCCAAGGCTAGTAAAGGTGAGGGGAGAGCTTAGAAGCGCGAGGGTTAGTCTCTACATCGATAAAGGGTTCGCGGAGGTTCACGCGGTCGGCAGGGCTGATAGCGGCATTGACTTCTTCTACGAAGAAACTCTGAGGATACCGCTTAAGACCGAGTACTCTATCTGCGACTGGTGTCTAGGCAAGGTTTCGAAGAAGAAGAGCGCCATAGTACAGGTTCGGGCGAGCGAGAGAGAGCTCAGCAACGACGAGAAGAAAGCCGTGTACAAGGTTCTAGACGAGCTTTCCTCTAGCGGCAACGCGGAGGCCTTACCGTGGGACGTAAAGGAAGAAGCCGGCGGACTTGACCTGTACTTCTCCTCCCCGAGGGCCGCGAGGGAGGTTGTACGAAGGCTTTCAGAAAGAGTTTACTTCGAAGTACTCGAGACTAGTAAAAAAGTGGGGGTGGACGGTAGCGGCCACGAGAAGTATCAGTCAACGATAAGGCTGTTGTTGCCCCACATAGCTAGGGGCGACGTTGTGCTCTACAGAAACGAGTACTTCCTCGTTAAAGACGTCGACCCTAAGAGAGTCACGCTCTTAAACCTAAGTAGCTACGAGAAAGAGGTGTACATGCTCAACAAAAGCTTACTTTCGCGGATATCCGTGATTGCACGGGCTAACGAGTTGAAGATGGGTGTAGTTGTCTACACCGCTGGAGACAAAGTTCACGTAATGAGCAACGACTACAAAGTATACGAGGTGGACATACCTCCAAGCGCTAGGAAGCTTTTTCAGGAGGAACAAACAGTCGGGCTACTCGTACTCGAAAACAAGGTACTGCTTATACCGAGCCCGCCTTAG
- a CDS encoding Kae1-associated kinase Bud32, protein MRAFPRDAVERLERWLGFRAEGVLGFGAEAVIVKGELAGEKVVVKYRVPKSYRDPRLDSELRRERTVLESRILSRAAMAGVNVPVPVLVYPEEGILVMTYIGGERLKDSMRGIEPGTLRNVFVEIGRQLGTLHSLGIVYGDLTTSNVILSPTRTPWLVDFGLGFFSNRDEDAGVDLHLFKRALESTHPLQAEDLFQAFVDGYAQIRGRETAEKILAKMREIRLRGRYVKERRARLSRAFSG, encoded by the coding sequence ATGCGGGCATTTCCACGCGACGCGGTAGAGCGCCTCGAGAGATGGCTCGGGTTCAGGGCGGAGGGGGTGCTAGGATTCGGTGCCGAAGCGGTAATAGTGAAAGGTGAGCTTGCAGGCGAAAAGGTCGTCGTTAAGTACCGAGTGCCGAAGAGCTACCGGGACCCCAGGCTCGACTCGGAGCTCCGCAGAGAGAGAACGGTGCTGGAGTCGCGGATACTGAGCAGGGCTGCTATGGCCGGCGTTAACGTCCCCGTACCTGTCCTCGTGTACCCCGAGGAGGGGATACTCGTCATGACGTACATCGGCGGAGAGCGCCTGAAGGACTCTATGAGGGGGATAGAGCCCGGAACCCTTAGGAACGTGTTCGTTGAGATAGGCAGGCAACTCGGAACTCTTCACTCGCTAGGGATAGTGTACGGCGACCTAACAACGAGCAACGTTATCCTCTCGCCGACCCGAACCCCCTGGCTGGTCGACTTCGGTTTGGGCTTTTTCTCCAACAGAGACGAGGACGCCGGCGTAGACTTGCATCTGTTCAAAAGAGCCTTGGAGAGCACGCATCCACTTCAAGCGGAGGACCTTTTCCAAGCATTTGTAGACGGCTACGCTCAGATCAGGGGGCGCGAAACCGCGGAGAAAATACTGGCGAAGATGCGCGAAATCAGGTTGAGGGGACGCTACGTGAAGGAACGCCGGGCCCGCCTCTCGCGTGCATTCTCCGGCTGA
- a CDS encoding DUF424 family protein has translation MRQARRVYYKVHKQGGYTMLAICDEKLLGVELEYNNVRVKITRDFFGGSLVLLDDELLRKEIAGADSITAFGEDSLSLLEEIYPSVRKASLRVAGVPYVQVFRIMSE, from the coding sequence TTGCGGCAAGCTCGCAGAGTCTACTACAAAGTACACAAACAGGGAGGTTACACCATGCTCGCTATATGCGACGAGAAGCTTTTAGGCGTCGAGCTCGAGTACAACAACGTGAGAGTAAAGATAACGCGCGACTTCTTTGGAGGCTCCCTCGTACTCCTCGACGACGAACTGCTCAGAAAGGAGATCGCGGGGGCAGACTCTATAACTGCGTTCGGCGAGGACAGTCTCAGCCTACTCGAGGAGATTTACCCCTCGGTGAGAAAGGCCTCTCTCAGGGTTGCCGGAGTACCATACGTGCAGGTCTTCAGAATAATGTCCGAGTAG
- a CDS encoding ATPase domain-containing protein: protein MFTRKTSKEEGRTARLPDEIPVPDEAQSAETNVVVHEAESKKWGYQLAKLGVEGLDERIGGLLRGRTYLVTGETGTGKTMFSLTFLMEGLRSNEPGIYVLVDEEYSDFMNGVYDFGWDFESYIRSGQLRILTLMPDFVERMKNKPVDTVVRSIVDGILQEARAIRAQRLVIDPVAPLIVNEGDLAWTREYIKSLIINLEKRIGATTLIVSEIPTGSTALSRFGVEEFLAAGVFVLGIERVRNTFYRTLYVRKMRWRPVPPQIFVFDIVRGKGVVVKGELGSIVRG, encoded by the coding sequence ATGTTTACGCGGAAAACGTCTAAGGAGGAGGGACGCACGGCCCGCCTTCCGGACGAGATACCTGTGCCTGACGAGGCGCAGAGCGCCGAGACCAACGTTGTCGTGCACGAAGCCGAGTCCAAGAAGTGGGGCTACCAGTTAGCGAAGCTGGGGGTTGAGGGTCTCGACGAGCGTATAGGCGGGTTGCTGCGGGGTCGCACGTACCTCGTAACGGGCGAGACGGGGACGGGGAAAACGATGTTCAGCCTCACCTTCCTGATGGAGGGGCTCCGCTCTAACGAGCCCGGCATCTACGTGCTGGTAGACGAAGAGTACAGCGATTTCATGAACGGCGTCTACGACTTCGGCTGGGACTTTGAGAGCTACATTCGCTCAGGCCAGTTGCGAATACTGACACTGATGCCTGACTTCGTTGAGAGAATGAAGAACAAGCCCGTAGACACTGTGGTGAGATCGATCGTGGATGGGATTCTTCAGGAAGCCCGCGCAATCAGAGCTCAAAGGCTCGTCATAGACCCCGTCGCACCCTTGATAGTCAACGAGGGCGACTTAGCGTGGACGAGGGAGTACATAAAGAGCCTGATAATAAACCTGGAGAAACGTATAGGCGCAACTACGCTCATAGTCTCCGAGATACCCACCGGGAGCACGGCGCTCAGCAGGTTCGGAGTCGAGGAATTCCTAGCTGCGGGAGTCTTCGTCCTGGGAATAGAGCGCGTAAGAAACACGTTCTACAGAACGCTCTACGTAAGGAAGATGAGGTGGAGACCTGTACCTCCACAGATATTCGTTTTCGACATAGTGCGCGGTAAGGGCGTGGTTGTCAAGGGAGAGCTGGGCAGCATCGTACGAGGCTGA
- the kae1 gene encoding KEOPS complex N(6)-L-threonylcarbamoyladenine synthase Kae1 has product MRALKVLGIESTAHTFGVGIATSSGDILVNVNHTYVPRHGGIKPTEAAEHHSRVAPKVLSEALQKAGISVEEVDAVAVALGPGMGPCLRVGATLARYLALKFGKPLVPVNHAIAHLEISRLTTGLEDPVFVYVAGGNTMVTTFNEGRYRVFGETLDIPLGNCLDTFAREVGLGFPGVPRVEELALKGREYIPLPYTVKGQDVSYSGLLTHALSLYRSGRARLEDVCYSLVETAYSMLVEVAERALAHTGKSQLVLTGGVARSRILLEKLRRMVEDRGGVLGVVPPEYAGDNGAMIAYTGALAFSHGVRVPVEESRIQPYWRVDEVVIPWRSR; this is encoded by the coding sequence ATGCGCGCGTTAAAGGTGCTAGGCATAGAGTCTACGGCTCACACGTTTGGAGTCGGTATAGCTACTTCTTCTGGAGATATTCTGGTCAACGTTAATCACACGTATGTTCCGCGACATGGAGGCATAAAGCCGACGGAGGCCGCCGAGCACCATAGCAGGGTTGCTCCCAAAGTCCTCTCCGAGGCGCTCCAGAAAGCGGGTATCAGTGTTGAAGAGGTGGACGCAGTCGCGGTCGCGCTGGGCCCGGGTATGGGTCCCTGCCTAAGGGTCGGGGCTACGCTTGCAAGGTACCTGGCCTTAAAGTTTGGTAAGCCGCTAGTACCGGTTAACCACGCAATAGCCCACTTAGAGATTTCTAGGCTGACTACGGGGCTGGAGGACCCCGTGTTCGTCTACGTTGCCGGTGGAAACACGATGGTCACGACTTTCAACGAGGGTAGATACCGGGTATTCGGCGAGACTCTAGATATACCGCTCGGAAACTGCCTCGACACGTTTGCCAGAGAAGTGGGGCTGGGGTTTCCCGGGGTTCCGCGAGTAGAGGAGCTGGCGCTTAAAGGGCGGGAGTACATACCCTTACCGTACACGGTCAAGGGGCAGGACGTATCTTACTCGGGGTTGCTCACCCACGCTCTCTCCCTGTACAGATCCGGAAGAGCACGGTTAGAGGACGTCTGCTACAGCCTCGTCGAAACCGCCTATTCGATGCTGGTCGAAGTCGCGGAGAGAGCCTTAGCGCACACCGGTAAGAGCCAGCTCGTCCTCACGGGCGGCGTTGCCAGGAGCAGGATACTCCTGGAGAAGCTAAGGAGAATGGTCGAGGATAGAGGCGGAGTGCTCGGGGTTGTCCCGCCTGAGTACGCAGGAGACAACGGCGCCATGATAGCGTATACAGGCGCGCTGGCTTTTTCCCACGGTGTCAGAGTGCCGGTTGAGGAAAGCCGTATACAGCCCTACTGGAGGGTGGACGAGGTCGTCATTCCGTGGCGATCCAGGTGA